A window of the Lactuca sativa cultivar Salinas chromosome 7, Lsat_Salinas_v11, whole genome shotgun sequence genome harbors these coding sequences:
- the LOC111895733 gene encoding uncharacterized protein LOC111895733, with protein sequence MSSTPELDPAQQQPPPFPPIIQEQAYKSHSGHGSVGPVIGVLAVIMVLGAVAVMIGRLCSGRRIMGHGQYDFEGWVETKCSTCIDGRLGPPPRREPVPVVVVESSGSNVSSSETATTAAPPPQEIPADEVPSQVEEVARHQEQRNLHEA encoded by the coding sequence ATGTCAAGTACGCCGGAGCTCGATCCAgcgcaacaacaaccaccgccaTTTCCGCCGATAATCCAAGAACAGGCGTACAAATCTCATTCGGGTCATGGGTCTGTGGGACCCGTAATCGGTGTGCTGGCGGTGATTATGGTTTTGGGTGCGGTGGCTGTCATGATAGGCAGGTTGTGTTCCGGTCGGCGGATCATGGGTCACGGGCAATACGATTTTGAAGGGTGGGTGGAGACCAAATGCTCCACGTGTATCGATGGGAGGCTCGGCCCTCCTCCGCGGCGGGAGCCGGTGcctgtggtggtggtggagagCAGCGGGAGCAATGTCTCGTCGAGTGAAACGGCCACCACCGCCGCTCCGCCGCCGCAGGAAATTCCGGCCGACGAAGTGCCATCACAGGTGGAAGAAGTGGCTCGTCATCAAGAACAACGGAATCTACATGAGGCATGA